The Pseudodesulfovibrio sp. zrk46 genome contains a region encoding:
- a CDS encoding queuosine precursor transporter, translating to METFERKVYALLLSLFIGGLVIAAVISSKIITVFGLAVPAGVLAYSLTFVVSDVISEVWGKEMANEAVTCGFVTLIFITAIAWLAVAWPAAPFWHNQEAFAGVIGNTPRIVAASLLAYVVSQKHDIWLFHLLKDRTNGRFLWLRNNLSTMVSQLIDSTIFVTVAFYGILPVGDVILGQWLVKLLIAACDTPIVYMLVTALKGKVRPVAA from the coding sequence ATGGAAACCTTCGAACGCAAGGTGTATGCCTTGCTGCTCAGCCTGTTCATCGGCGGGCTGGTCATTGCTGCTGTCATCTCCAGCAAAATCATCACCGTCTTCGGCCTCGCCGTTCCCGCCGGGGTACTGGCATATTCTCTGACCTTCGTGGTCTCCGACGTCATCAGTGAAGTCTGGGGCAAGGAGATGGCCAACGAAGCCGTGACCTGCGGGTTCGTCACCCTCATCTTCATCACTGCCATCGCATGGCTGGCCGTTGCCTGGCCTGCCGCCCCGTTCTGGCACAATCAGGAGGCCTTTGCTGGAGTCATCGGCAACACCCCGCGCATCGTGGCCGCCTCCCTCTTGGCCTATGTCGTCAGTCAGAAGCACGACATCTGGCTCTTCCACTTGCTGAAAGATCGCACCAACGGTCGCTTCCTCTGGCTGCGCAACAATCTTTCCACCATGGTCTCCCAACTCATCGACTCCACCATCTTCGTGACCGTGGCCTTCTATGGCATTCTCCCGGTGGGCGATGTCATCCTTGGCCAGTGGCTCGTGAAGCTGCTCATTGCCGCCTGCGACACGCCCATCGTGTACATGCTCGTGACAGCGCTCAAGGGTAAGGTTCGTCCTGTAGCTGCGTAA